In Rhodamnia argentea isolate NSW1041297 chromosome 11, ASM2092103v1, whole genome shotgun sequence, one genomic interval encodes:
- the LOC115753436 gene encoding glycine-rich cell wall structural protein 1-like: MSSSKQLQGGGGVNPGTGRGGKGNGSVGGRGGNVGRGKGRDGIGGRGNGGNGKYGRRGGVAAGVGGKRNGGNRGRGNRGWTGGNGGRGRGSQGGSDVDGEGIGGCGNGGNGKYGRCGGVAAGVGGKRNGGNRGWTGGNGGRGSGSQGGSDVDGEGIGGCGNGGNGKYGRCGGVAAGFGGKRNGGNCGWTGGNGGRGSGSQGGSDVDGEGIGGCGNGGNGNLIHGGRCRLSPGVGGKKNGGKGGSVVDPSTGGKVTGAGTGSEIDPLGVTAGDG; encoded by the exons ATGTCGAGTTCCAAACAACTTCAAG GCGGTGGAGGGGTGAATCCCGGGACCGGAAGGGGTGGCAAGGGAAATGGCAGCGTCGGCGGGCGAGGTGGCAATGTGGGGAGGGGGAAAGGGAGAGATGGAATTGGTGGTCGCGGCAATGGAGGGAACGGGAAATACGGTCGTCGCGGCGGAGTAGCTGCCGGTGTTGGTGGGAAACGAAATGGTGGCAACCGTGGGAGAGGCAACCGTGGCTGGACTGGCGGCAacggagggagagggagggggagCCAAGGTGGCAGTGACGTAGATGGCGAAGGAATTGGTGGCTGCGGCAATGGAGGGAACGGGAAATACGGTCGTTGCGGCGGAGTAGCTGCCGGTGTTGGTGGGAAACGAAATGGTGGCAACCGTGGCTGGACTGGCGGCAACGGAGGGAGAGGGAGCGGGAGCCAAGGTGGCAGTGACGTAGATGGCGAAGGAATTGGTGGCTGCGGCAATGGAGGGAACGGGAAATACGGTCGTTGCGGCGGAGTAGCCGCCGGTTTTGGTGGGAAACGAAATGGTGGCAACTGTGGCTGGACTGGCGGCAACGGAGGGAGAGGGAGCGGGAGCCAAGGTGGCAGTGACGTAGATGGCGAAGGAATTGGTGGCTGCGGCAATGGAGGGAACGGGAATTTGATCCATGGTGGCCGCTGCAGATTAAGTCCCGGTGTtggtgggaaaaaaaatggtggtAAAGGTGGCAGCGTGGTTGACCCCAGCACTGGTGGCAAAGTAACAGGAGCCGGCACCGGCTCTGAAATCGACCCCCTTGGAGTGACTGCTGGTGATGGATAG